In Propionispora hippei DSM 15287, the sequence CTATCCTCGGGATGGATGCGCTCCTCCCATAGGCTGGGAAAATTAGGGTCTGCCGTGGTTAATTTGACTTTTTCCTCCCAGTGGGGAGAGAGCGTCCGGTTGTTTCTCTTTAAGTCCCAATCCCAGATGGCATCGTTGGAGGCTTCGATGGCCAGGCGGTATTTTGCCTCGCTTTCGGCCAAGGCCCTTTGACTCTCTTCCAGTTCACTCACCTTGCTGCGCAGTACTTCCTCGGTGGCGGCGAGCTGGCCGTACAGTTCTTCCAACTCCATGTAGCTGCGGTGCAACTGGTCGCGGGTAATTGACAGCGGATCACCGGGTAAAGCCGGTGCCTGTTTGGGAAATTCTATAGCCGGCAGCAGTGTGTTCCTCGTACAGCGGAGTGTCTCTTTGCGGTGCGGCGCGCCTGGAAGACGGGAATAGAAGCTAGCATGCCTGGGCATAAGCTACCTCCCTCTCCGCCGGGGAAAGTAAGGCCGACAACCCCGTCGGCGGAGCAAAGAAAACCGAGCCGGAATAGCCGGCCAGACAGCAATGTGTTGATAGATGACTGGATAAACAGACGCAAAAAACAGCGTTGGACATCAGAACAGCCCGAAGCGTCCAAGCAGGCGAGCGCTTTTCTTTATACATAGCAGCAACTCCTTCTGGGATTCGTACATAATCAGGACTAAAGTACAAGTAGGGGATAGATGAAATAGACAGGAAATAGGGTGTGTCTTCAAAATTAGCGAATAGTCGGTGACGAGTGATTTCCGGACAGACAAGGCAAAAATCCGCCGGAATTAATGAGGCTTATTTCCCGCGAGTACAACGAAATATAGCGTAAAGATCACCGTCAGTGGAGGGTTGGATAATTTGAAGATACGCCCTGGATCGCTAAATAATATAAAAAGGCAGAATATCCAGAAAATACATAATTAATTCTAACATTCAACAATATCCCAAGAAATCCTGCTTTATCCTATAAATTGGTAAAAAAATCCGCACTTTTTTTATTGGTAACCGACAAAGAGTATCATGCCATTAGTGATTGTAAATTTGTAAATTATTAACTAAATACCCGTTAGGTTCATGGTATAATATTTGTAAAATATTGCCGGGTAATATTACCGTCTTTTTGTGCTGGCGTGACGGTCCGGCTGTTGGCTAAAAGTACATATGGACAGTATGAATGAAGATGAGGTATCGGTATGAACAATCCGAAAGTCCGGCAGTCTGAGAATAATCAGTTTGCGCTAAGACAGGTGTTAGTGCGCGGTTGGCGGCGGCTGTCGCTGAGGCAGGTTTTTTTTCTGCCCTTTGCGGTACAGTTTGTTATCGCCACGGCTATTATCAGTTTTGTACTGCTTCATGGCGGGCAGCTATCGGTCAATTTTGTGGTTGACGAATTGCGCCGCCAAACCCTGGAGCGGGTGCACGAGCAGTTGGACAGCCGTCTGCGGGAACCGATGAGTCTTAACCGCCTTCAGGCTGAGGCCTGGCATAACGGACAATTGGACTTACAGCAGCCGTCCGTCCGGAACCGGTATTTCGTTAGCCTGCTCCGGTCCTTCCCGGAAGTGAATATGACCTTTGTCGGCTTGCCGGACGGTTCGTTTTATGGCGCCCGGCGCATCGATGACGGCCAGATTCAGGCGGTCAGCAACGACCGGATGACCGGTGGCAGCTCCTGGTTCTACTCGGTTAGCGGGCAGGGCGATGCCGTGGAGTGGAAAGAACAGTATGTGCAGCTGGACGCCCGGACCCGTCCCTGGTTTGAAGCGGCAGCCGGGGCCGGACATCCTGTTTTCAGCGGAATCTATCGGGGGGTACTTTCGCGTGAACCAATCATTGCCGCCGTATATCCACTCTACGATCAAGCCGGGACACTGCAGGCGGTTTTCGCCGCCAATTATACTTTGTCCTGGTTGGAAGTGCTGCTGGACAAACTGGCAATCGGTCCGGCCGGGCAGGTATTCGTGACGGATGAAGACGGGCGGCTGGTTGCCGCTTCGGTTATGGCGGAGACCTTTTTTGTGCAGCATGGCAAGATCGAACGGATTCAGGCGATCAATGCGGATAATCTGGTACTGCGGACGGCGGCCCGTACCTTGGCTGCCCGCAGGGAGGCGGCGGCGGTTGAGTTTGATCTGGAGGGCCGTCATTATCTGGTGAATATGGCACCCTTTCAGGAATACGGATTAAACTGGAAAACCTATGTGGTGCTGGACAGCGGCGTTTTTCTCGCAGGCATCAACCAGGCGCTGGGGTACACGGTGCTGATTATTTTTCTGGCGATGCTGATTTTTCTGGCGCTGTCGGCCTGGACCTCGCGCTGGATTACCCGGCCAATTCTGCGGCTGAATGATGCCTCCCGGGAATTGGCAGCCGGCCGCTATCAACCGGTGCCCGACGATGACCGTCAGGATGAATTGGGCCAGCTCAGCCGGTCCTTTAACCGGACCGCCCGGCAACTGACCGAGCTGGTCGGCCAGCTCGAGGCCCGGGTGGCGGAGCGGACCCGTGATCTGGAACTGCGGACCGAGACCGAGCAGGTTATGCGACAGCGGCTGTTCGCCGAGCTGAGCAAGGCCGGCAAGGTGCAAAGAGGCCTGCTGCCGGAGCCTGTTGAAGAGAAGCGTCTGTCGATACAGCCCATATATGAACCCTGCATGCTGGTGAGCGGCGACTCTTATGACTATCAGTGGTGCGGTGAAGGAGTGCTGCGGGGTTATCTGATTGATGTAATGGGACATGGGGCGGCTACCGCGCTGCAGACAGCGGCTATTCAGGTTATGATCCGGGAAATCACGGCTGCCGGCATGTCGCTGGAAGAGGGAATTCGCACGCTAAACCAGCGGGTGGGACGTTATCTCGACGAGGATCTTTTGGTGGCGGCCTTCTTCTTCGAGCTGGATTTTACGGCGTGGGAGCTGCGGTATGCCGCGGCCGGCATTACTGAATTCTATTTGGCGGCTGCCTCCGGTCAGGGCCGCATCATTACGGAAGGCATGTTTCTCGGCATTAGCGAGCAGCCCGATTTTGAAGTAAAAAGCCGGCCGGTACAGCCGGGCGACCGGTTCTGTTTTTACACCGACGGCATAGCCGAAGTGCTGACGGAAAATTTTCTGTTGCCAAAAGGGGAACCTTTCGAGGTCTTTTGCGGCCATTTCCGGGAGCTGGCCGAAGCCGGTGTTCAGCGGGATGATGTGACGGCCGTATGCCTGGAAGTAAAAGGATGAACGGGAATAATAAAGGATTTGCCGACGTTACCGGCGAAATATAAAATGAATATTTGTTTTCGCAAAAGGAGACCTATGTGAAATCATTGGTGGTAAAAGTAACGGTATGGCTCTGCCTGCTGACCGGCTTCCTGTTGCCTGTTGCCTGGGGCCAGGACAATAAACCGGAAAAATGGGAAAAGAAACAATTGATTGTATATAACGGTGCCGTTCCGGCGAGGGAGACGGTGCTGAGCCGGGGACAGGAGCTATTGGTTCCGGTGCGGTTTGCGGCAAACTACATAGATCAACGGCTGTATTTTGACAGTGACGAAAGGAAGATGTACCTTTATCTGCCCCATCCGGAGTTCAGCCTGGAAACACCGGCACTGGATGGCCGGCTGTTTGAGGGTCTTACCTTGAATTTTCCGACCCGGCGCCTTGACGGGATTGACTATCTGAATTTGCAAGGGCTGCAAACCCTGCTGGGGATTCGTGTGGAAACGCAGGATGACGGGACGCTTGCTCTAACGCCGGAGCTGCGGAAAAAGCGCCGTTTGGCGGAAAAACGCCTTGCCTGGCAGCCGGCCGGGAAGCTTAATCTGGTATGGGATGCGCTTGGCACGACAGTTCCGGCCGACGGGAAAGGGAAAAAAATAGCGGGTCTGGATATTGTGTCCCCAACCTGGTTTTCCATTAGCAGTGAAGGCGGACTGGTAAGCAGCAAGGCCGACGCGGCTTATGTGGAAGAGGCGCACCGGAAGGGCTATAAGGTGTGGGCGCTGATTAATAACAGCTTTGACAAGGATCTGACCAGGCAGATTTTGCAGAGTGAGGCTGCCCAGGAGCGGGTGATCAGGCAGATGCTGGTGTATAGCAGCCTTTATCGCCTGGATGGCATCAATCTGGATTTTGAAAATATATACCGCGAGGACAAGGATAAGCTGACCCGGTTTGTCAGCCGTATCGCTGCCGTGCTTCGGGAGCAGGGAGTGGTGGTATCGCTGGACATGACCGTACCGCAGGGATCGGATACCTGGTCCCAGTGCTATGACCGGAAGGGTCTGGCCGCTGTCGTCGACTATGTGATGGTCATGACCTATGACGAAACCTGGCGTTCCAGTCCCCGGAGCGGTTCGGTGGCTTCATTGAACTGGGTGGAACGGGGGCTTCAGGCCACGCTGGCCGAAGTACCGGCGGAAAAACTGCTTTTAGGGTTGCCTTTTTATATGCGTGAGTGGGAGGAACCGGCCGACGGCCAAGGGCCTGCCAAGGCAACAACTCTGTCGATGGCGGACGCCGAACGCAAGATTAGGGAAAAGAACCTGACCCTTCAGTGGCTGGAAGATAAGGGGCAGTATTATACCGAGTATTACGAACAGGATAAACGCTATCGAATTTGGCTGGAAGATGAGCGGTCAATTGCCGCCAAGGTCGCTTTGGTCGGCCCCTATCGCCTGGCCGGTGTTGCCTCCTGGCGCAAGGGCTTTGAGCGGGAACCCATCTGGCCTGTCATTCAGGCAGGGCTGCAGCCGGCGACCCACGAAGCAGTCAAGGCCAAGTGAACCAACCAAGCGGCTTACCAGCCTGCGCCGTCAGTTTGGTAAGCCGCTTTTCTTATCAGTGGCAAAAGCTTCGGAAACGGGGGAGGGTCATATGAACAACAAGTATCCGGTTTTTCTGCTCTGTGTATTGTTTTTTGCCACCTGTGTGGTGGGAACGATGTTTTGGGTATACCGCCAGACGGGGCCGGGGAATCGGGCGGCGGAAACAGCGGCTCAGCCGCTGAAAAAAGAGGTGACGACAGCGCCGGAACCGCTACCTGCGGCGATTAAACTGGCGCCGGCGGCGCTGCCGGTTACCGGCGTGGCCGCGGCAGAGCCGGCCGTTGCCCTGACTTTTGACAGTAACCTGGGTAATTCCGGGGTGCCGTTGGTACTCGATCTGTTGGAAAAGCACGGCGTCCACGCCACCTTCTTCATTTCTGGACCGTGGGCAGAGGCCTATCCGGAAGAGACGATGCGACTGGTGTCCGGCGGGCATGAACTCGGGAATCATGGCTATGCCTATCAACCGGAACGAAGTGGCACGGTGGAAGGCATGAAACAGGATTTGGCCCAAAGTGCGGCAGCAATTCAAAAGGTTGCCGGTGTGACAGTTCGGCTGTACCGGCCGGCCGGCGGACAGTTTACCCCAGCCGGCTTGCAGGCGGCGGCTGAACTGGGTTATCGGTCACTGGCCTGGGAAATCGACGCCATTGATCATGGCGGTCAGCAGGGGGAGGCCATTGTCGGCCGGGTACTCCAGCAGCTTAAACCGGGCGCGGTGATTCGGATGCGGGTGGACGACGCCCAGTCCGCCGACGCGCTGGACAAGCTGCTGCCCCGTATCCTCTGGCAGGGCTACCGGATTATGCCTGCCGGCGAATTATTACAGCGCTATGGCGCGCAGGGGATGCGCTATGGCAAGGAGATGTAGAACAGGAGACAGGAAATGAGACTTTCTGAACAAGCCGTATATGGGCTGATGGTTTGTACCGCTCTTTTTTGGTCGGGCGCTTTTATTACCGGCAAAATGGCGGTGCAGCAATTTCCGGCCTTTGCGTTGACTTTTTTTCGTTTTTTATTTGCCTT encodes:
- a CDS encoding polysaccharide deacetylase family protein; the protein is MNNKYPVFLLCVLFFATCVVGTMFWVYRQTGPGNRAAETAAQPLKKEVTTAPEPLPAAIKLAPAALPVTGVAAAEPAVALTFDSNLGNSGVPLVLDLLEKHGVHATFFISGPWAEAYPEETMRLVSGGHELGNHGYAYQPERSGTVEGMKQDLAQSAAAIQKVAGVTVRLYRPAGGQFTPAGLQAAAELGYRSLAWEIDAIDHGGQQGEAIVGRVLQQLKPGAVIRMRVDDAQSADALDKLLPRILWQGYRIMPAGELLQRYGAQGMRYGKEM
- a CDS encoding glycosyl hydrolase family 18 protein encodes the protein MKSLVVKVTVWLCLLTGFLLPVAWGQDNKPEKWEKKQLIVYNGAVPARETVLSRGQELLVPVRFAANYIDQRLYFDSDERKMYLYLPHPEFSLETPALDGRLFEGLTLNFPTRRLDGIDYLNLQGLQTLLGIRVETQDDGTLALTPELRKKRRLAEKRLAWQPAGKLNLVWDALGTTVPADGKGKKIAGLDIVSPTWFSISSEGGLVSSKADAAYVEEAHRKGYKVWALINNSFDKDLTRQILQSEAAQERVIRQMLVYSSLYRLDGINLDFENIYREDKDKLTRFVSRIAAVLREQGVVVSLDMTVPQGSDTWSQCYDRKGLAAVVDYVMVMTYDETWRSSPRSGSVASLNWVERGLQATLAEVPAEKLLLGLPFYMREWEEPADGQGPAKATTLSMADAERKIREKNLTLQWLEDKGQYYTEYYEQDKRYRIWLEDERSIAAKVALVGPYRLAGVASWRKGFEREPIWPVIQAGLQPATHEAVKAK
- a CDS encoding SpoIIE family protein phosphatase; its protein translation is MNNPKVRQSENNQFALRQVLVRGWRRLSLRQVFFLPFAVQFVIATAIISFVLLHGGQLSVNFVVDELRRQTLERVHEQLDSRLREPMSLNRLQAEAWHNGQLDLQQPSVRNRYFVSLLRSFPEVNMTFVGLPDGSFYGARRIDDGQIQAVSNDRMTGGSSWFYSVSGQGDAVEWKEQYVQLDARTRPWFEAAAGAGHPVFSGIYRGVLSREPIIAAVYPLYDQAGTLQAVFAANYTLSWLEVLLDKLAIGPAGQVFVTDEDGRLVAASVMAETFFVQHGKIERIQAINADNLVLRTAARTLAARREAAAVEFDLEGRHYLVNMAPFQEYGLNWKTYVVLDSGVFLAGINQALGYTVLIIFLAMLIFLALSAWTSRWITRPILRLNDASRELAAGRYQPVPDDDRQDELGQLSRSFNRTARQLTELVGQLEARVAERTRDLELRTETEQVMRQRLFAELSKAGKVQRGLLPEPVEEKRLSIQPIYEPCMLVSGDSYDYQWCGEGVLRGYLIDVMGHGAATALQTAAIQVMIREITAAGMSLEEGIRTLNQRVGRYLDEDLLVAAFFFELDFTAWELRYAAAGITEFYLAAASGQGRIITEGMFLGISEQPDFEVKSRPVQPGDRFCFYTDGIAEVLTENFLLPKGEPFEVFCGHFRELAEAGVQRDDVTAVCLEVKG